CCCAGCTGCCGATAACCGTGTGGGCGTATTTCTCCGGGTTTTCCTCCTTCATCCGCCGAACCTCATCGAGGAATTGCGGAGAAAGATTGTCTATATTGTCAAAATAGGTGGTATGGATATGTAGTACATTGGGATGTGTGCTTATCTGCACCTGTACCCCGTCAATCTCTACTAGCTTATGTGTTTTCTCTATGTACTTTTTATAAATGAAATGATTGGAATCCGTCGGGTTCATTATGATGATAATCCTATTCTGGATTCCCTTCTGGCGGATGGAAAGCATGATTTTATCGAAATCTACCTCGAAAGTCCATTCCTCCGCCTCGTCACAAACGAACGTGGTGATATTATGGATGGACTTTAGTTTAGCTGTCTGGTTCCCGGAAGAAGTTTTTATGCCCCGGAACATGATACGGCTACTCGTCATTCTGTTTACTACATCCGTCTTGGTGGTCTTAAAATACTTTGTGGTTCCATCCAGCTCTATCTTCTCCATCATCTCAGGAATGATCGACATGCCGGCTGATACCATCGTGTAACGGGTATAGAGAATCTGATGTACCGTCTTCTCTATGGGTGTCATTTCGAAGGTTAGACGCTCGATAAAAGCAGACGCGTTGAAAGATTTTCCTGAGCCGCGGCCGCCGGTGATAAGAATAATGAACTTCTCCTTATCCTCATAGAGGGGGTGATATATGGTTTGAGGGTGTATCATTCAATTTTTCTTTTTATCCATTCGTCAATATTAATGCCCTGATTAATGTTTTGAGGAATATCGTCATCTTTCTCCACTGGCGTACTTATTGCACGACCGAAGATTCGATCTTCCATATCATTCAGTACATCAGTTATGCCTTTCGCTGCATTCCGTTTC
The genomic region above belongs to Parabacteroides pacaensis and contains:
- a CDS encoding phage terminase large subunit — protein: MIHPQTIYHPLYEDKEKFIILITGGRGSGKSFNASAFIERLTFEMTPIEKTVHQILYTRYTMVSAGMSIIPEMMEKIELDGTTKYFKTTKTDVVNRMTSSRIMFRGIKTSSGNQTAKLKSIHNITTFVCDEAEEWTFEVDFDKIMLSIRQKGIQNRIIIIMNPTDSNHFIYKKYIEKTHKLVEIDGVQVQISTHPNVLHIHTTYFDNIDNLSPQFLDEVRRMKEENPEKYAHTVIGSW